From the genome of Ananas comosus cultivar F153 linkage group 18, ASM154086v1, whole genome shotgun sequence, one region includes:
- the LOC109723936 gene encoding pentatricopeptide repeat-containing protein At5g66520-like: MRLQLHPTALDSFALSSALQACARSGEPRTGEAIHAHVVKSGFVADLFMRTALVEMYAKAEGAAAAAAAAARKAFDEMPERDVFSYNVMLAAYVARGDVAGARRLFDDMPERDLVSWNTMLHGHATSGDADAARAVFDAAAAADRRDAFSWSSMISAYARAKRPGEALELFAAMRSAGVAPDAVAMVAALSACGDAGALRAGSEIHELIERNGVEVDLRLGTALVDMYAKCGDIDRALGVFRALTAKDVLAWSSMILGLANHGLGKLALEFFSEMVSGGVEPNGITFVGVLSACVHAGLVREGRDCFDSMESVYGVSPAVEHYGCMVDLLGRAGRIEEARELVRGMPFAPDAVVWRALLGACRIHRNVETAEEAIANLVKLEPRADGHYVLLSNIYAQADKWDGVAEMRRTIKRNNIRRVPGSSAIEVGKAIHRFVAGDRSHPLGEMIERLKEAGYRPMTSLVLREGIDERSKERLLAEHSEKLAIAFGLLATPSESTVRITKNLRVCEDCHSAIKLVSLVYDRKLIVRDRNRFHHFSEGECSCGDYW, from the coding sequence ATGCGGCTCCAGCTCCATCCCACCGCCCTCGACAGCTTCGCCCTCTCCTCCGCTCTCCAGGCCTGCGCGCGCTCCGGCGAGCCGCGCACCGGCGAAGCCATCCACGCCCACGTCGTAAAATCCGGCTTCGTCGCTGATCTCTTCATGCGCACCGCGCTGGTCGAGATGTACGCCAAGGCggagggcgccgccgccgccgccgccgcggcggcgcggaaggcgttcgacgaaatgcccgaGAGAGACGTGTTCTCGTACAACGTCATGCTGGCGGCGTACGTCGCGCGCGGCGACGTCGCCGGCGCCCGCCGCCTGTTCGACGATATGCCCGAGAGGGACCTCGTCTCCTGGAACACGATGCTGCACGGGCACGCGACGAGCGGCGACGCGGACGCCGCGAGGGCGGTgttcgacgccgccgccgcggccgaccGGCGCGACGCCTTCTCGTGGAGCTCGATGATCTCCGCGTACGCCCGGGCCAAGCGGCCCGGCGAAGCGCTGGAGCTCTTCGCGGCGATGCGGTCGGCCGGGGTGGCCCCGGACGCGGTCGCCATGGTCGCCGCGCTTTCCGCCTGCGGCGATGCGGGGGCCCTGCGCGCGGGGTCGGAAATTCACGAATTGATCGAGCGAAACGGGGTCGAAGTCGACCTACGGCTCGGAACCGCTCTCGTCGACATGTACGCCAAATGCGGCGACATCGACCGCGCGTTGGGAGTCTTTCGCGCGTTGACGGCGAAGGATGTGCTCGCGTGGAGTTCGATGATACTCGGGCTCGCGAACCACGGGCTGGGGAAGCTCGCGCTCGAATTCTTCTCTGAAATGGTCTCCGGGGGAGTCGAACCGAACGGAATCACGTTCGTCGGGGTGCTCAGCGCGTGTGTTCACGCCGGGCTCGTTCGCGAGGGGCGGGACTGTTTCGACTCCATGGAAAGCGTGTACGGGGTCTCGCCCGCAGTCGAGCACTACGGTTGCATGGTCGACCTCTTGGGGAGAGCCGGGCGGATCGAGGAGGCGAGGGAGCTCGTCAGAGGCATGCCGTTCGCGCCGGACGCCGTCGTGTGGAGGGCGCTCCTCGGGGCGTGCAGGATCCACAGGAATGTCGAGACGGCGGAAGAGGCGATCGCCAACCTAGTGAAGCTGGAGCCCCGTGCCGACGGCCACTACGTCCTGCTGTCGAACATATACGCGCAGGCCGACAAGTGGGACGGCGTCGCGGAGATGCGGAGAACGATCAAGCGGAACAACATTCGGAGGGTCCCCGGAAGCAGCGCGATCGAAGTCGGCAAAGCGATTCACAGGTTTGTCGCAGGGGACAGGTCTCATCCGTTGGGCGAGATGATCGAACGGCTGAAAGAGGCCGGATACCGGCCGATGACGTCGCTGGTGCTGCGGGAGGGCATCGACGAGCGGTCCAAGGAGCGCCTGCTGGCCGAGCACAGCGAGAAGTTGGCGATCGCTTTCGGGCTTTTGGCGACGCCGTCAGAGTCGACCGTCAGAATTACGAAGAATCTCCGAGTGTGCGAGGACTGCCATTCTGCAATCAAGCTCGTCTCTTTGGTATACGATCGGAAGCTGATCGTCAGGGATCGGAACCGCTTCCACCATTTCAGCGAAGGGGAGTGCTCGTGCGGGGACTACTGGTGA